A stretch of the Streptomyces ortus genome encodes the following:
- a CDS encoding metallophosphoesterase, translating into MVIVFVVIGVLVLAVFGGLHWYLWRRLVRDTTARPGVSRRVGTAVLVGGPLLMFAAITSERTGAPFWLQQVLAWPGFLWMALSIYLLLALLVGEAVRPLLRRALDRRTASAPEPVTEPVTEPAEVREAAHVPAGASAAGEAQPGEAERASDASASASTPAPAPASVPAPASAGPSRRLLISRVVGGVAASAAVGTVGYGTYGVLSGPKVKRVTVPLAKLPRAAHGYRIAVVSDIHLGPVLGRGFAQKVVDTINSTQPDLIAVVGDLVDGSVKDLGPAAAPLAQLRARHGSFFVTGNHEYFSGAEEWVARVRELGLNPLENARTELAHFDLAGVNDVAGEDEGQGPDFAKALGDRDRARTCVLLAHQPVQIHDAVDHGVDLQLSGHTHGGQLWPGNFIADLANPTLAGLERYGDTQLYVSRGAGAWGPPTRVGAPSDITVVELASKQA; encoded by the coding sequence GTGGTCATCGTGTTCGTCGTGATCGGGGTTCTGGTCCTGGCCGTGTTCGGGGGCCTGCACTGGTACCTGTGGCGTCGGCTGGTGCGTGACACGACGGCGCGGCCCGGAGTGTCCCGGCGCGTGGGCACGGCCGTGCTGGTGGGCGGGCCGCTGCTGATGTTCGCGGCGATCACGTCCGAGCGGACGGGCGCGCCGTTCTGGCTGCAGCAGGTGCTGGCCTGGCCCGGCTTCCTGTGGATGGCGCTGTCGATCTACCTCCTGCTGGCGCTGCTGGTCGGCGAGGCGGTACGGCCGCTGCTGCGGAGGGCGCTGGACCGGCGTACGGCGTCCGCGCCAGAACCGGTGACCGAGCCGGTGACCGAACCGGCGGAGGTGCGCGAGGCCGCGCATGTCCCGGCGGGGGCGTCGGCGGCCGGGGAGGCGCAGCCCGGGGAGGCCGAGCGGGCCTCGGACGCATCTGCATCGGCGTCCACGCCTGCGCCCGCGCCTGCGTCTGTGCCCGCGCCCGCGTCCGCCGGGCCCTCGCGTCGGCTTCTCATCTCGCGTGTCGTGGGTGGGGTCGCGGCGTCCGCCGCCGTGGGGACCGTCGGGTACGGGACCTACGGCGTCCTGAGCGGGCCCAAGGTCAAGCGGGTCACCGTGCCGCTGGCCAAGCTCCCGAGGGCCGCCCACGGGTACCGGATCGCCGTCGTCAGCGACATCCACCTCGGGCCGGTGCTGGGGCGCGGCTTCGCCCAGAAGGTCGTCGACACGATCAACTCGACGCAGCCCGACCTGATCGCGGTCGTGGGCGACCTCGTCGACGGCAGTGTGAAGGACCTCGGCCCCGCCGCCGCGCCGCTCGCGCAACTGCGGGCACGGCACGGTTCGTTCTTCGTCACCGGGAACCACGAGTACTTCTCCGGGGCCGAGGAGTGGGTCGCGCGGGTACGTGAACTGGGGCTGAACCCGCTGGAGAACGCCCGGACCGAGCTGGCCCACTTCGATCTCGCCGGGGTCAACGACGTGGCCGGGGAGGACGAGGGGCAGGGCCCCGACTTCGCGAAGGCCCTCGGTGACCGGGACCGCGCCCGGACGTGTGTCCTGCTCGCCCACCAGCCCGTACAGATCCATGACGCGGTGGACCACGGGGTGGACCTCCAGCTCTCCGGGCACACCCACGGCGGGCAGTTGTGGCCCGGCAACTTCATCGCGGACCTCGCCAATCCGACCCTCGCCGGTCTGGAGCGCTACGGGGACACGCAGTTGTACGTGTCGCGGGGCGCCGGCGCGTGGGGGCCGCCGACGCGGGTGGGCGCGCCGTCCGACATCACGGTCGTGGAACTGGCTTCCAAGCAGGCCTGA
- a CDS encoding ATP-binding protein yields the protein MLRRNSFRLPRHPASVGLARRRVRDHLSNWGHSSGEQAFEDVVLLVSELATNAVRHAPLLEREFEVAVTTLADGSCLIEVSDESAVQPRVRSVGEYEEESGRGLRLVESLTTAWGVWSRGRHGKTVWALVPSPTPR from the coding sequence GTGTTGAGACGCAACTCCTTCCGGTTGCCCCGGCATCCGGCGTCCGTCGGGCTCGCGCGGCGCCGGGTGCGGGACCATCTGTCGAACTGGGGGCACAGTTCGGGGGAGCAGGCGTTCGAGGACGTGGTGCTGCTGGTGTCCGAGCTGGCGACGAACGCGGTGCGGCATGCGCCGCTGCTTGAGCGGGAGTTCGAGGTGGCGGTGACGACGCTCGCGGACGGGTCGTGCCTCATAGAGGTGTCCGACGAGAGCGCGGTGCAGCCGCGGGTGCGGTCGGTCGGGGAGTACGAGGAGGAGTCGGGGCGGGGGTTGCGGCTGGTGGAGAGCCTGACGACGGCGTGGGGGGTCTGGAGCCGGGGCCGCCACGGCAAAACGGTCTGGGCCCTGGTCCCGTCCCCCACCCCGAGATAG
- a CDS encoding sensor histidine kinase: MILRRCRGRGIHSLRGKLTVANVALLALGIVLATAVSLMGMRYYLLDQVDSELLRMRDSLESTQLTARQIDSLSALAFVREGRTPEAQGPPDADSLFAVVDSEGRPLTLGTFEPTANQRALAAAVGDPRTLTGDADPRDVTVDGSPFRVIGASLSDDSVILVAGSTDALHKGMAKALKLDLFFGLLLLALLAVLTMLSVSRRLRPLEDMVETSSAIAEGDLARRVPSSHHPTLEVEQLRLALNAMLQQVEVAYRTRERSAAQLRRFVADASHELRTPLSAIRGYLQLYDKGMLREPAERKRAWDRMTGEADRMGRLVDELLTLARLDQQPELRFRNVDLSRLVRDAAEDLRAQQPGRPVSVSAEGAVLVRADESGLRQVLGNLMANVRTHTPADVAVALALERTDGVVRVCVADEGPGLAEEDAARIFDRFFRAGGGAGSGLGMAIVQGVVVAHGGGVAVRTSPGAGLTVTVTLPSGLGGG; encoded by the coding sequence GTGATCCTCCGGCGCTGCCGCGGGCGCGGCATCCACTCCCTGCGCGGCAAGCTGACGGTGGCCAATGTGGCGCTGCTGGCGCTCGGCATCGTCCTGGCGACGGCGGTGAGCCTGATGGGCATGCGGTACTACCTGCTTGACCAGGTCGACTCGGAGCTGCTCAGGATGCGGGACTCCCTGGAGAGTACGCAGCTGACCGCGCGGCAGATCGACTCGCTGAGCGCGCTGGCCTTCGTGCGGGAGGGGAGGACGCCGGAGGCGCAGGGTCCGCCGGACGCGGACTCGCTGTTCGCGGTGGTCGACTCCGAGGGCCGGCCTCTCACACTCGGCACGTTCGAGCCGACCGCGAACCAGCGGGCGCTCGCCGCGGCGGTGGGCGATCCGCGCACGCTCACCGGCGACGCGGATCCGCGCGACGTGACGGTGGACGGTTCCCCGTTCCGGGTGATCGGTGCCTCGCTGTCCGACGATTCCGTGATCCTGGTCGCCGGCTCGACCGACGCGCTGCACAAGGGGATGGCCAAGGCGCTCAAGCTCGATCTGTTCTTCGGGCTGCTGCTGCTGGCGCTGCTCGCCGTGCTGACGATGCTGAGCGTGAGCCGGCGGCTGCGGCCGTTGGAGGACATGGTGGAGACGTCGTCGGCGATCGCCGAGGGGGACCTGGCGCGGCGGGTGCCGTCCAGCCATCACCCCACGCTGGAGGTCGAGCAGTTGCGGCTCGCCCTGAACGCGATGCTCCAGCAGGTCGAGGTGGCGTACCGGACGCGCGAGCGGAGTGCGGCGCAGTTGCGGCGGTTCGTCGCGGACGCCTCGCACGAACTGCGTACGCCGCTGTCGGCGATACGCGGCTATCTCCAGCTGTACGACAAGGGCATGCTGCGGGAGCCGGCCGAGCGCAAGCGGGCGTGGGACCGGATGACCGGGGAGGCCGACCGGATGGGGCGGCTGGTCGACGAACTGCTCACCCTGGCGCGCCTCGACCAGCAGCCCGAACTGCGGTTCCGCAACGTCGACCTGAGCCGGCTGGTGCGGGACGCGGCGGAGGATCTGCGGGCGCAGCAGCCGGGGCGGCCGGTGTCGGTGAGCGCCGAGGGGGCCGTCCTCGTACGGGCGGACGAGTCGGGCCTGCGGCAGGTGCTGGGCAACCTGATGGCGAACGTACGCACGCACACGCCCGCGGATGTCGCGGTCGCCCTCGCGCTGGAGCGGACCGACGGGGTGGTGCGGGTGTGCGTCGCCGACGAGGGGCCGGGGCTGGCGGAGGAGGACGCGGCGCGCATCTTCGACCGGTTCTTCCGGGCGGGTGGGGGTGCGGGGAGTGGGCTGGGGATGGCGATCGTGCAGGGGGTTGTGGTGGCGCACGGGGGTGGGGTGGCGGTTCGGACGTCGCCGGGGGCGGGATTGACGGTGACGGTCACGTTGCCCTCCGGGTTGGGTGGGGGTTGA
- a CDS encoding response regulator transcription factor: protein MTVHEGATVLVVEDEPSIADVLTIALRYHRFQVMTAGTVRQALTLAERTRPDAALLDVMLPDGDGRALGRELRVKQPDLALVFLTARDAPTEIVGALSFGDDYITKPFNIDEVVARITAVLRRTRTADVLPERPPLRYGDLELDETTYSVHRAGRTVELTPTEYALLRFLVRNGGRIVPKEQLLRHVWQYEHPAESTVVETYISYLRRKLDALGAPVITTRRGVGYGLA from the coding sequence ATGACCGTTCACGAGGGGGCGACCGTGCTGGTCGTCGAGGACGAGCCGAGCATCGCGGACGTGCTGACCATCGCCCTGCGCTACCACCGCTTCCAGGTGATGACGGCGGGGACGGTCCGCCAGGCGCTGACGCTGGCCGAGCGCACGCGCCCGGACGCGGCGCTCCTCGACGTGATGCTCCCGGACGGCGACGGCCGGGCGCTGGGCCGCGAACTGCGCGTGAAGCAGCCCGATCTGGCGCTGGTGTTCCTCACCGCCCGGGACGCGCCCACGGAGATCGTCGGCGCGCTCTCCTTCGGCGACGACTACATCACCAAGCCGTTCAACATCGACGAGGTGGTCGCCCGCATCACCGCCGTGCTGCGCCGCACCCGCACCGCCGACGTCCTGCCCGAGCGCCCGCCGCTGCGCTACGGCGACCTGGAGCTGGACGAGACGACGTACTCGGTGCACCGCGCGGGCCGCACGGTCGAGCTGACCCCGACCGAGTACGCGCTGCTGCGCTTCCTCGTGCGCAACGGCGGCCGGATCGTGCCCAAGGAGCAGTTGCTGCGGCACGTCTGGCAGTACGAGCATCCGGCGGAGTCGACGGTCGTGGAGACGTACATCAGCTATCTGCGGCGCAAGCTCGACGCGCTCGGCGCGCCGGTGATCACGACGCGGCGCGGCGTCGGCTACGGGCTCGCGTGA